A single Armatimonadota bacterium DNA region contains:
- a CDS encoding glycosyl hydrolase, with protein MAKSKEPSPQPSRRLTESDLKRLPWRSIGPASMGGRVSDLCFEPGNPKTYLVGYASGGVWKTTNRGTTFSPVFDKEETSSIGSLVWCKRTGADGAVEDIVWVGTGEGNGRNSSSWGHGVYRSVDGGKTWGHLSLEDSHDIPRLAVDPRDPDVCYAACLGHLWGPNATRGLYKTTDGGKTWKAVLQEDDRTGCCDVLLDPSSPDTVYAALYRRLRTPWSFQSGGEGGGLFKSTDGGATWKKLGGGLPTKTGRIGLDVYAKDPSKLIAVVESTEDGGNSIRDDRMRGGGVFRSDDRGETWVRQSVRSPRAFYFSKIKFDPTDDQRVYMLGWTLETSDDGGATFHQGGGNILHADHHAIIVDPNDPDHLVVGTDGGVYQSFDKGKTFDFLDTMATGQFYNIALDLSDPYRILGGLQDNGTWLGPSATQCDSEKMEEAQIPETGIVNSDWKVVFWGDGFHAAFDPEDPDVVYAEWQGGNITRIDTATGDKRYLAPEAREGEARHRFNWNSPFLVSAHHEDTIYHAGNHVYRIRPSTGAWERISPDLTTADIAKAETVGSNAETHCTVVSLDESPLAPGLLWAGSDDGLIHVTKDDGKSWKNVTPKVVSGRYVSRIVASNHDKGRAYAGIDGHRTDDYDPCVLMTEDYGKTWNDFTADLPKGRSVKVVREDLNNPDVLYCGTEKGFYVSVDRGRSWVKAHGKSLPTVPVDDIRQHPREQDIVLGTHGRSIWVLDDASPFGQLTDQVLASPLHVFDVRPCRPQRHLQISGLWSHKVFRAPNPPKGVRIWYWLAEYTGDDVKIKIEDAKGLLIKELTGSNAPGLNRVTWDLVPPEHLRLSDQGEEPWIQKFFVRPGEYSVTVTMGDHKVTKPMVVRSIDPD; from the coding sequence ATGGCGAAGTCGAAGGAGCCCAGCCCTCAACCGTCCCGACGCCTGACCGAATCGGACCTGAAACGCCTTCCATGGCGCAGCATCGGGCCTGCGTCGATGGGCGGACGTGTCAGCGACCTGTGCTTTGAGCCAGGAAACCCCAAGACGTACCTTGTGGGATACGCCTCGGGAGGCGTTTGGAAGACCACGAACCGGGGCACGACGTTTTCACCCGTCTTCGACAAAGAAGAGACGAGTTCGATCGGCAGCCTCGTCTGGTGCAAGCGTACGGGAGCGGACGGGGCGGTGGAGGACATCGTCTGGGTCGGGACAGGAGAGGGGAACGGCCGGAATTCGAGCAGTTGGGGGCACGGCGTCTACCGTTCGGTCGACGGTGGAAAGACATGGGGCCATCTAAGTCTGGAAGACTCCCACGACATCCCGCGATTGGCCGTCGACCCTCGTGACCCGGACGTTTGTTACGCCGCGTGTCTGGGCCACCTTTGGGGGCCTAACGCGACGCGCGGGCTCTATAAGACGACGGACGGCGGAAAGACGTGGAAGGCGGTCCTGCAAGAGGACGATCGGACCGGTTGTTGCGACGTCCTGTTGGACCCGTCGTCGCCGGACACGGTCTACGCCGCCCTTTACCGGCGGCTCCGGACCCCCTGGAGCTTTCAGAGCGGCGGCGAAGGCGGCGGCCTTTTCAAGAGCACGGACGGAGGGGCGACGTGGAAGAAACTGGGTGGCGGACTGCCGACGAAAACGGGCCGGATCGGATTGGACGTTTACGCCAAGGACCCGTCGAAACTGATCGCCGTCGTCGAGAGCACGGAGGACGGGGGCAATTCGATTCGGGACGACCGGATGAGGGGCGGCGGCGTGTTCCGGAGCGACGACCGCGGGGAGACGTGGGTCAGGCAGAGCGTGCGCTCGCCAAGGGCTTTCTACTTCAGTAAGATCAAGTTCGACCCGACAGACGACCAGAGGGTCTATATGCTGGGCTGGACCCTCGAAACGTCCGACGACGGCGGCGCGACGTTCCATCAAGGTGGCGGCAACATCCTCCACGCCGACCACCATGCGATCATCGTCGATCCGAACGATCCTGACCATTTGGTGGTGGGAACGGACGGAGGCGTCTACCAGAGCTTCGACAAGGGCAAGACGTTCGATTTTCTCGACACGATGGCGACCGGGCAGTTCTACAACATCGCCCTTGACCTCTCCGACCCCTATCGCATCCTTGGCGGCCTTCAGGACAACGGAACGTGGCTCGGGCCGAGTGCGACACAGTGCGATTCCGAAAAGATGGAAGAGGCCCAGATCCCCGAGACCGGGATCGTCAACTCCGACTGGAAAGTCGTCTTCTGGGGCGACGGCTTTCATGCCGCGTTCGATCCCGAGGACCCCGACGTCGTCTACGCGGAGTGGCAGGGCGGGAACATCACTCGGATCGACACCGCCACCGGTGACAAGAGGTATCTGGCGCCTGAAGCGAGGGAAGGCGAAGCCCGTCACAGGTTCAACTGGAACTCTCCGTTCCTGGTCTCGGCCCACCATGAGGACACGATCTATCACGCAGGAAACCACGTGTACCGGATCCGGCCCTCGACCGGGGCTTGGGAGCGGATCAGCCCCGACCTGACGACGGCCGACATCGCCAAGGCCGAAACCGTGGGATCGAACGCCGAGACCCACTGTACGGTCGTCTCCTTGGACGAGTCCCCGCTCGCCCCCGGCCTCTTGTGGGCCGGCTCGGACGACGGACTCATCCATGTCACGAAAGACGACGGCAAATCCTGGAAGAACGTCACGCCGAAGGTCGTTTCCGGCCGCTACGTGTCGCGGATCGTCGCGAGCAACCATGACAAGGGGCGCGCCTATGCCGGCATCGACGGCCACAGGACCGACGACTACGACCCGTGCGTCCTCATGACGGAAGACTACGGTAAGACTTGGAACGACTTCACCGCAGACTTGCCGAAAGGCCGCTCCGTCAAGGTCGTCCGGGAAGACCTGAACAACCCTGACGTCCTATACTGTGGGACGGAGAAGGGCTTCTACGTCAGTGTCGACCGAGGGCGGTCTTGGGTCAAAGCCCACGGTAAGTCGCTTCCTACCGTACCCGTCGACGACATCCGGCAGCACCCTCGGGAACAGGACATCGTCCTCGGCACGCACGGACGCTCGATCTGGGTCTTGGACGACGCGTCACCGTTCGGTCAACTCACCGATCAGGTGTTGGCCTCGCCGCTGCACGTTTTCGACGTCCGGCCGTGTCGGCCACAGCGGCACCTCCAGATCAGCGGGCTCTGGTCTCATAAAGTGTTCCGGGCACCGAACCCACCAAAGGGTGTAAGGATCTGGTATTGGTTGGCCGAATACACGGGCGACGACGTCAAGATCAAGATCGAGGACGCGAAGGGCCTCTTGATCAAAGAACTGACCGGGAGTAACGCGCCGGGCCTGAACCGTGTCACGTGGGACCTTGTCCCGCCGGAGCACTTACGCCTCTCGGACCAAGGTGAGGAGCCCTGGATCCAGAAGTTCTTCGTCCGGCCTGGCGAGTACAGTGTCACCGTCACGATGGGTGACCACAAAGTGACCAAACCGATGGTCGTCCGGTCGATCGACCCGGATTAA
- a CDS encoding CPBP family intramembrane metalloprotease — translation MVTRLNKNLRIGIGLVALYTALTGIAMLTDSNYGEGGHYVLPGVILVLLIVEALLWKQPPLVAIKESGFIAPTQKGMLIGTIVSALLLVGLAGIVMLMPGEKHMRQNWPLALIGLLAQGGLAEELVFRGFLFRRLREGRDFWRAALVSMFPFVLVHLYLFATMSFAVAAVALVVALLTSFPFAKLFEIGNGSIWPCVALHFTTHLIKLVVFADSSSQIALLAWMVMVLSVPWMVFAFGRPKRQYR, via the coding sequence GTGGTGACCAGACTGAATAAGAATCTCCGTATTGGAATTGGCCTCGTCGCTCTCTATACCGCGCTCACAGGTATCGCCATGCTGACCGACAGCAACTATGGTGAGGGGGGACATTATGTGTTGCCGGGTGTGATTCTCGTCCTTCTGATCGTCGAGGCCTTGCTTTGGAAGCAACCGCCCTTAGTTGCGATCAAGGAGTCTGGATTCATAGCCCCAACGCAGAAAGGCATGCTCATTGGAACAATTGTCAGTGCCTTGTTACTTGTCGGCCTCGCTGGCATAGTCATGTTAATGCCGGGCGAAAAACACATGCGTCAAAATTGGCCACTTGCTCTGATCGGCCTGCTAGCCCAGGGTGGGCTGGCAGAAGAACTTGTGTTCCGTGGTTTTCTGTTCCGCCGACTCCGTGAAGGACGCGACTTTTGGCGCGCAGCCCTTGTTTCGATGTTTCCCTTTGTCCTTGTCCACCTCTACCTGTTCGCGACCATGAGCTTTGCTGTCGCCGCAGTGGCCCTCGTGGTCGCGTTATTGACATCGTTCCCGTTCGCCAAGTTGTTCGAGATCGGAAACGGTTCGATTTGGCCGTGCGTCGCCCTGCATTTTACGACCCACCTGATCAAGTTGGTCGTCTTTGCCGACTCTTCCTCCCAAATCGCACTTCTGGCTTGGATGGTGATGGTGCTGTCCGTGCCTTGGATGGTGTTTGCATTTGGCAGACCCAAACGACAGTATCGTTAA
- a CDS encoding FAD-binding oxidoreductase has translation MSLSIDSSAQVGQDDRAVRLRAAVGCTVLTPGDPDFETVKAPWNLSVEQTPDFVVLARSEDDVRAVVAFCRDERLPIGVQTTGHGQPRGVSHGVLLDLKALNAVEIDQKGATATVGGGALWSDVIGKAVPLGLVPVSGSSPGVGVVGYTLGGGYGLLSRRYGLASDSVASFRIVTSDGDVRSASPESEPDLFWSVLGGGGGFGVITEMTFRLYPHPPLFAGSVMFDAALAPSVYAAYLEWTGQVPEEVGSAILMIRFPPVPFVPEPLQGRAMVVVAGSALADAGQAEALWAPIRSLPGAEFDSFRPMSYDQSHEIFREPVDPLPAVSSGVLLADLDDDALTTLLSATGPMSESPNMVVQIRHLGGAMGRTGPSLNATGDRRRAKFLLHFLGVPMGPVVPDAMEEQSERVFAALSTYVVCRGPLNWIGEGRVRRERIEGVFHTDEAERLSQTKASVDPSNLFRYAGFGIED, from the coding sequence GTGAGCCTATCCATCGATTCCTCCGCCCAGGTCGGACAAGACGACCGAGCCGTCCGCCTTCGAGCCGCCGTCGGATGCACCGTCCTGACGCCAGGCGACCCTGACTTCGAGACGGTCAAGGCACCTTGGAACCTGTCGGTCGAACAGACGCCTGACTTTGTCGTCCTGGCCCGATCGGAAGACGACGTGCGGGCCGTGGTCGCGTTCTGCAGGGACGAGCGCCTGCCGATCGGCGTCCAGACGACGGGACACGGGCAGCCGCGCGGCGTGAGCCATGGCGTCTTGCTCGACCTGAAGGCCTTGAACGCCGTCGAAATCGACCAGAAGGGTGCGACGGCGACGGTCGGTGGCGGAGCCCTATGGTCCGATGTGATCGGCAAGGCCGTCCCGCTCGGCCTCGTACCGGTCTCCGGTTCGTCACCAGGCGTCGGGGTCGTGGGTTACACCCTCGGCGGAGGCTACGGGCTTTTGTCGCGACGATACGGCCTCGCGTCCGATTCGGTCGCCTCTTTCCGTATCGTGACTTCGGACGGCGACGTCCGTTCAGCATCTCCGGAATCGGAACCGGACCTCTTCTGGTCGGTCCTGGGTGGAGGAGGCGGCTTCGGCGTGATCACGGAGATGACGTTCCGTCTGTACCCCCACCCACCGTTGTTCGCAGGCTCGGTCATGTTCGACGCCGCTCTGGCCCCGTCGGTCTACGCGGCTTACCTGGAATGGACGGGTCAGGTGCCGGAAGAGGTGGGGTCGGCGATCCTGATGATCCGGTTTCCGCCGGTGCCGTTCGTCCCCGAGCCGCTGCAGGGCAGGGCTATGGTCGTGGTCGCAGGATCGGCCTTGGCCGACGCGGGACAAGCAGAAGCCCTGTGGGCTCCGATCCGGTCCTTGCCAGGGGCCGAGTTCGACTCGTTCCGGCCGATGTCCTACGACCAGAGCCACGAGATCTTCCGCGAACCCGTCGACCCGCTGCCCGCGGTCTCGAGCGGAGTCCTTCTTGCCGATTTGGACGACGACGCCCTCACGACGCTCTTGAGCGCGACAGGCCCGATGTCGGAGTCTCCGAACATGGTCGTCCAGATCCGCCACCTCGGAGGCGCTATGGGAAGGACGGGGCCGTCACTGAACGCGACCGGCGACCGAAGGCGCGCCAAGTTCCTGCTGCACTTCCTGGGCGTCCCGATGGGGCCCGTCGTCCCGGACGCGATGGAAGAGCAGTCCGAACGGGTGTTCGCCGCCTTGTCGACCTACGTGGTCTGCAGGGGCCCGTTGAACTGGATCGGAGAAGGTCGGGTCAGGCGGGAGCGGATCGAGGGCGTCTTCCACACGGACGAAGCCGAACGTCTTTCGCAGACCAAGGCGTCGGTCGACCCTTCCAACCTGTTCCGCTACGCCGGTTTCGGGATCGAGGACTGA
- a CDS encoding PD40 domain-containing protein → MIATTLAVVTLAQSATTEMKLLRMPAVSGDTVAFVYGGDIWTSDLKGGTARRVTTSPGSESWPRFSPDGKWIAFSGNYDSLVPQVYVVSAEGGEPLRLTYESEPCNVVGWTPDGKVAYASSYGSPFTGRLWLISPNGGMPQRTDLGEFTNGSFSADGKQIAYNRNNSYAFNWRRYRGGTQGKVCFYDFAQRKYWEVPGARENNYWPMWVGDKVFYLSDKTQGNVNLWSYDTKSKSSKQVTDFDDGDMKNASNDGSHIVFERNGTLYSFDVATSAVEPVKVKVATDALLARSRYRKFGDSVDNGSISPSGKRAALVARGEIYSVPAKNGQTRNLTEAGASREEDPDWSPDGQTVAFLSDKTGERRIYTVPQMGGDWTEVATPKDQKIQRFGYFPDGKKFWYTTVDSTLFVYDPATKTSDRVYANPGFGNTFDVSFDGNWIAYSQAQPNLFSAVYLYNVKSKASTKVTEGYYDDSAVAFDLNGKYLYFVSSRTFGANPSPFEIGLYQQNVQRVYAAILSKDQTSPLMTAGDEEPVKEEGKTEAKPESKPEGMRVDLEGLDQRVVPLPWGPGNYPALIGAENGVMTIANGTLLKFDFDSKQSQPILAGFGGGSFNGKRTKVLYFAAGVVGIGDVRPGLEPNAGRIPLGDIATEWSPRQEWAQIYWEAWRHERDNFYDVDMLGLDWKAIGDKYAALLPYCSNRSDLTYLIGLMIGELGTGHAYVQGGESGFSAPGIPTGMLGADFETAGEAVRFKKVYKGLNFEPERRGPLGAPGVNVNDGDYLIAINGKPVTSKTNLHRLLIDKVEKDVVLTVNDKAGTAGSRKVTVRPIADETDLRYISWVEGNREYVKKVSGGKIGYIHVPNTNVQGIIEFVKGYYSNSSAEAFVIDERYNGGGWIPTFFIEFLTRSPQTVFKPRYGVDQDLPGQALVGPKAMLINEFAGSGGDMFPWLFKRNKIGPLIGTRTWGGLVGIQGAKNLVDGGGVTAPAFGIYDKEKGEWIAENKGVDPDIEVDARPDQIAAGKDAVLDKAIEWLTAEMKKVKRDRPVPPFPKVKK, encoded by the coding sequence ATGATCGCGACGACATTGGCCGTCGTCACGCTGGCGCAGTCGGCAACGACGGAGATGAAACTCCTTCGCATGCCGGCCGTCAGCGGGGACACGGTCGCCTTTGTTTACGGCGGCGACATCTGGACTTCGGACCTGAAAGGCGGCACTGCGCGACGGGTCACGACGAGTCCAGGCTCGGAGTCCTGGCCGCGCTTCTCACCCGACGGAAAGTGGATCGCCTTTTCCGGTAACTACGACAGTCTTGTCCCTCAGGTCTACGTCGTTTCGGCGGAAGGCGGCGAGCCGCTCCGATTGACGTATGAATCCGAGCCGTGCAACGTCGTCGGCTGGACGCCCGACGGCAAGGTCGCGTATGCGTCGAGTTACGGCTCACCGTTTACGGGCCGACTGTGGCTGATCAGCCCGAACGGCGGGATGCCTCAACGGACGGACTTGGGAGAGTTCACGAACGGTTCGTTCTCGGCAGACGGAAAGCAGATCGCTTACAACCGGAACAATTCGTACGCCTTCAACTGGCGACGGTACAGGGGCGGGACACAAGGCAAGGTGTGCTTCTACGACTTCGCACAACGCAAGTATTGGGAGGTCCCTGGAGCGCGCGAGAACAATTACTGGCCGATGTGGGTCGGCGACAAGGTCTTCTATTTGTCCGATAAGACTCAGGGCAACGTGAACCTCTGGTCGTACGACACGAAGTCGAAATCTTCCAAGCAGGTCACGGACTTCGACGACGGCGACATGAAGAACGCGAGCAACGACGGCTCGCACATCGTCTTCGAGCGGAACGGGACGCTCTACTCCTTCGACGTCGCGACTTCGGCGGTCGAGCCGGTCAAGGTGAAGGTCGCGACCGACGCTCTCCTGGCACGGAGCCGCTACCGCAAGTTCGGCGATTCGGTCGACAACGGAAGCATCAGTCCGAGCGGGAAGCGCGCCGCCCTGGTCGCCCGCGGCGAGATCTACAGCGTTCCCGCCAAGAACGGTCAGACCCGAAACCTGACGGAAGCCGGCGCATCGCGCGAGGAAGACCCGGATTGGAGCCCGGACGGCCAAACGGTGGCGTTCTTGAGCGACAAGACGGGCGAGCGTAGGATCTACACCGTTCCACAGATGGGCGGCGATTGGACGGAGGTTGCCACGCCGAAAGACCAGAAGATCCAGCGATTCGGGTACTTCCCGGACGGCAAGAAGTTCTGGTACACGACCGTGGATTCGACGCTGTTCGTGTACGACCCGGCCACGAAGACGTCCGACAGGGTGTATGCGAACCCGGGCTTCGGCAATACCTTCGACGTCTCGTTCGACGGTAACTGGATCGCTTACTCGCAGGCTCAGCCGAACCTGTTCTCCGCGGTCTACCTCTACAACGTCAAATCGAAGGCTTCGACCAAGGTGACCGAAGGCTACTATGACGATTCGGCCGTCGCGTTCGACTTGAACGGCAAGTACCTCTACTTCGTCTCGAGCCGGACGTTCGGTGCGAACCCGAGCCCCTTCGAAATCGGTCTGTACCAGCAGAACGTCCAACGGGTCTATGCCGCGATCTTGAGCAAGGACCAGACGAGCCCGCTCATGACGGCGGGCGACGAAGAGCCGGTCAAGGAAGAAGGTAAGACCGAAGCCAAACCGGAGTCAAAGCCGGAAGGCATGAGAGTCGACCTCGAAGGTCTCGATCAGCGCGTCGTCCCGCTTCCTTGGGGCCCAGGCAACTACCCCGCTCTGATCGGTGCGGAGAACGGCGTGATGACGATCGCGAACGGGACGCTCTTGAAGTTCGACTTCGACAGCAAGCAGTCGCAACCGATCCTCGCCGGGTTCGGCGGCGGGTCGTTCAATGGGAAGCGGACCAAGGTCTTGTACTTTGCGGCCGGCGTCGTCGGTATCGGCGACGTCCGCCCTGGTCTTGAACCCAATGCCGGACGGATCCCGCTCGGCGACATCGCGACCGAATGGAGCCCTCGCCAGGAATGGGCGCAGATCTACTGGGAAGCGTGGCGGCACGAGCGCGACAACTTCTATGACGTCGACATGCTCGGCCTGGACTGGAAAGCGATCGGCGACAAGTACGCCGCGCTGCTACCCTACTGTTCGAACCGCAGCGACCTGACCTATCTGATCGGGTTGATGATCGGCGAACTCGGTACGGGCCACGCCTACGTCCAGGGCGGGGAGTCCGGCTTCTCGGCTCCGGGGATCCCCACGGGCATGCTCGGGGCAGACTTTGAGACCGCGGGCGAAGCCGTCCGGTTCAAAAAGGTCTACAAGGGCCTGAACTTCGAGCCAGAGCGTCGCGGGCCGCTCGGCGCCCCGGGCGTCAACGTGAACGACGGCGACTACCTGATCGCGATCAACGGCAAGCCCGTCACATCGAAGACCAACCTGCACCGGCTCCTTATCGACAAGGTCGAGAAGGACGTGGTGCTTACGGTCAACGACAAGGCCGGAACGGCCGGTTCGCGCAAAGTGACGGTGCGCCCGATCGCGGACGAAACCGACCTTCGCTACATCAGCTGGGTCGAGGGCAACCGTGAATACGTCAAGAAGGTCTCGGGCGGAAAAATCGGTTACATCCATGTGCCGAACACGAACGTCCAAGGCATCATCGAGTTCGTAAAGGGCTACTATTCCAACTCATCGGCCGAGGCGTTCGTCATCGACGAGCGCTATAACGGCGGAGGCTGGATCCCGACGTTCTTCATCGAATTCTTGACCCGGTCGCCGCAAACGGTCTTCAAACCCCGTTACGGCGTCGACCAAGACCTTCCTGGGCAGGCCCTTGTCGGCCCGAAAGCGATGTTGATCAACGAGTTCGCCGGCTCGGGCGGAGACATGTTCCCCTGGCTGTTCAAGCGGAACAAGATCGGCCCGCTCATCGGGACCCGCACTTGGGGCGGGCTCGTCGGCATCCAAGGTGCCAAGAACCTCGTGGACGGCGGCGGCGTCACCGCTCCGGCCTTCGGCATCTACGACAAGGAGAAGGGCGAGTGGATCGCCGAGAACAAGGGCGTCGATCCTGACATCGAAGTCGACGCGAGACCCGATCAGATCGCTGCGGGCAAGGACGCCGTCCTGGACAAAGCGATCGAGTGGTTGACGGCCGAGATGAAGAAGGTCAAGCGCGACCGTCCCGTCCCTCCGTTCCCTAAGGTCAAAAAGTAA
- a CDS encoding sigma-70 family RNA polymerase sigma factor: protein MKSLKTESFERLVRKHKDAVYRQMVRVCSHREDAEDALASALLLAFKSADRLESDDAFRAWLGTIGKRVCSRMRHHPAIEQAFDFAIENKIVRDESDGFDMHILSGCVKEAVDELPEPYRKVYTACEIEGATVPEAAERLGIGLAAAKSRLLRARERVRRRLDQSICAF, encoded by the coding sequence ATGAAGTCCTTGAAGACAGAGTCCTTCGAACGGCTCGTGCGGAAGCACAAGGACGCCGTCTACCGACAAATGGTCAGGGTCTGTTCGCACCGCGAAGATGCCGAGGACGCCTTGGCGTCGGCCCTTCTCCTAGCGTTCAAATCGGCCGACCGCCTCGAGTCGGACGACGCCTTCCGCGCTTGGCTCGGCACGATCGGAAAACGGGTCTGCTCTCGGATGCGCCACCATCCTGCCATCGAACAAGCGTTCGACTTTGCGATCGAGAACAAGATCGTGCGGGACGAGTCCGACGGCTTTGACATGCACATCCTTTCAGGGTGCGTCAAGGAGGCCGTAGACGAACTTCCGGAGCCCTACCGCAAGGTCTACACGGCCTGCGAGATCGAGGGCGCGACGGTCCCCGAGGCCGCCGAGAGGCTCGGCATCGGTCTGGCAGCCGCCAAGTCGCGCCTGCTCAGGGCGCGAGAAAGGGTCCGTCGCCGCCTCGACCAGTCCATCTGTGCGTTCTGA
- a CDS encoding cytochrome c3 family protein has product MALLAVSVAVLFLGGTGGGREAKAEAAPVLGDQIVVAYNDLGMHCMNEDFSELCILPPFNTLRATVIDRTDDPNIVTSGVTLEYSIPGNTVSHTKTNFWDYTQSLFGVTLPPDIGLTGNGLTGVMTASPADHDWVVTGIPVTPLTDALVDDPFQLAQVIVRKNGIIKDITQNVIPVSWEIHCDSCHVAKNGKSPATDILERHDRKHGTDLIHQKPVLCARCHADPALGTSGEPGVPSMSAAMHSSHAKRPYAAKPAALGNDPLNTCYSCHPGTKTQCMRDVHLSKGMDCVSCHGNMKAVGNPNRRPWVDEPRCGSCHNVPGHQYEQAGKLFRDSFGHKGVKCVVCHNSPHAIVPTVTERDNVQMQRLQGHPGTLDTCSVCHREIPDEPFFHKVND; this is encoded by the coding sequence GTGGCCCTCCTGGCCGTGTCCGTCGCCGTATTGTTCTTGGGCGGAACCGGAGGCGGCCGAGAGGCCAAGGCCGAGGCTGCCCCTGTTCTCGGAGACCAGATCGTCGTCGCGTACAACGATCTCGGCATGCACTGCATGAACGAAGACTTCTCCGAACTGTGCATCCTTCCCCCTTTCAACACTCTCAGGGCCACGGTCATCGACCGGACAGACGATCCCAACATCGTCACCTCCGGCGTGACCTTGGAGTACTCGATCCCTGGAAACACCGTCAGCCACACGAAGACCAACTTCTGGGACTACACCCAGTCGCTCTTCGGCGTCACGTTGCCACCTGACATCGGCCTCACCGGAAACGGTCTGACCGGCGTCATGACGGCTTCGCCGGCGGATCACGACTGGGTCGTGACCGGCATCCCCGTGACGCCCTTGACGGACGCCCTCGTGGACGACCCGTTCCAACTGGCACAGGTCATCGTCCGGAAGAACGGCATCATCAAGGACATTACTCAGAACGTGATCCCCGTCTCCTGGGAGATCCACTGCGACAGTTGTCACGTGGCTAAGAACGGTAAGAGCCCGGCGACCGACATCTTAGAGCGGCACGACCGCAAGCACGGCACGGACCTGATCCATCAGAAGCCCGTGCTCTGCGCCCGCTGCCATGCCGACCCGGCCTTAGGGACGAGCGGCGAGCCGGGCGTCCCGAGCATGTCGGCGGCGATGCACTCGTCCCACGCCAAGCGTCCGTACGCGGCGAAACCCGCCGCGTTAGGCAACGATCCTCTGAACACCTGCTACAGTTGCCATCCCGGGACAAAGACGCAATGCATGCGCGACGTCCACCTGTCGAAGGGGATGGACTGCGTCAGTTGCCACGGGAACATGAAAGCTGTCGGTAACCCGAACAGGCGGCCGTGGGTCGACGAGCCCCGGTGTGGCTCGTGCCACAACGTCCCAGGCCACCAGTACGAGCAGGCCGGAAAGCTCTTCCGGGACTCGTTCGGCCACAAGGGCGTGAAGTGCGTGGTGTGCCACAACAGCCCCCATGCGATCGTGCCCACCGTCACCGAACGGGACAACGTCCAGATGCAACGTCTCCAGGGACACCCGGGGACGCTGGACACGTGCTCCGTCTGTCACCGGGAGATACCGGACGAGCCGTTCTTCCACAAGGTGAACGACTAG
- a CDS encoding cysteine synthase family protein, with protein MSDTEALAVLDRVGNTPLVELEGVFVKLECVNPCGSVKDRIAAYILTKAHESGRLEPGQPIVEATSGNTGIALAFYGRLLGHPVTIVMPEHMTDERKDLIRGFGADLVLCSKEGSFAEAAAIRDRIAAETGAYSSDQFANPLNTECHRETTGREIVRQMPTDFARPAAFVAGVGTGGTLIGVGQALLAAWGEVTVVAVEPLEAAVMTGGENGPHGIFGIGDGFVPDIAADGSGGLNAMIDSVEVVSTEEATEEAKRLASEHSLCVGVSSGANFLAAQRLKERHATVVTVFADGHQKYHSVGLAASEGACPYRHVCAQGEIERLQSQST; from the coding sequence TTGTCGGACACCGAAGCCCTTGCCGTCCTGGACCGTGTCGGGAACACGCCGCTCGTCGAGCTCGAGGGCGTCTTCGTCAAACTGGAATGCGTCAACCCTTGTGGGAGCGTCAAAGACCGGATCGCCGCTTATATCTTGACGAAGGCGCACGAGTCAGGCCGCCTCGAACCGGGCCAACCCATTGTCGAGGCGACGAGCGGCAACACGGGCATCGCCCTCGCCTTCTACGGACGGTTGCTCGGACATCCCGTCACGATCGTCATGCCCGAACACATGACGGACGAGCGGAAAGACCTGATCCGAGGCTTCGGCGCCGATCTGGTCTTGTGTTCCAAGGAAGGTTCGTTCGCGGAGGCTGCCGCTATCCGGGACCGGATCGCCGCAGAAACAGGCGCTTATAGTTCCGACCAGTTCGCCAATCCCCTGAACACCGAATGTCACCGGGAGACGACCGGGCGCGAGATCGTCAGGCAGATGCCGACCGACTTCGCTCGACCCGCGGCGTTCGTGGCCGGAGTCGGGACAGGAGGCACGTTGATCGGAGTGGGGCAAGCCCTGCTCGCGGCGTGGGGTGAGGTCACGGTCGTCGCCGTCGAGCCCCTCGAAGCCGCCGTGATGACGGGCGGAGAGAACGGCCCCCATGGCATCTTCGGGATCGGGGACGGTTTCGTCCCGGACATCGCGGCCGACGGCTCAGGCGGCCTGAACGCGATGATCGACTCTGTGGAGGTGGTCTCCACGGAAGAAGCGACGGAAGAGGCCAAGCGTCTCGCTTCGGAGCACTCGTTGTGCGTCGGCGTGTCCAGTGGGGCGAACTTCCTGGCCGCCCAGCGGCTCAAAGAACGTCACGCGACCGTCGTCACCGTCTTCGCCGACGGACATCAGAAGTACCACAGCGTCGGCCTCGCCGCGTCGGAAGGAGCGTGCCCCTACAGGCACGTCTGCGCCCAAGGCGAGATCGAAAGGCTCCAGTCCCAGTCGACGTGA